CTCCGAGTTCTTGACATTGTCTCTCACCTCCACACTTGGCATCTCGTTGGTGGCTGCCAATTTTTTTCGATTAATCTTTCGTGACCTGTGATTGTTTTTGGTGGCCATCTTTTGCAGATCCTTCTTATTGGCAATGGAATTTCCCATAAATGTAACTGCTCGATAAGAAGACTCGTATAGAGCCGACTCCTTTTCCATCGCAATTGTTGCAGCTTTGTGAGCCACATCATGGACGATAGAACTGCAGAACAGTATGGTATCTGTTGCTTCTTCCAGAGTAAAACTTCTTTGCCCAATTTTCCTTGGAGCTTCGACCGTTATGATTGGTTCTTCTGTGAGAGTCGATGGTCAGTAACAAATAAAGTTTTTACTTATAAATACAAAAAGTAAAGACTAATTTATTTGTCTATAAAAGTTTATTATAAACGGACAAATAATAACTTAAATGACATACCACTAGAAGGGTCCTCAGCAATTTTAGGTTCCACTTCAGAAATCAACACATCCTTGTCTGATGTGGAAATGGAATCTTCTTGGAAATCCTCCACAGAGTTTGGCATTTGAGATGTACAATCATCATGTAAATCCTGGAAACCGACCATATCATTTTGCTCGTCTAATGTCGCAACAGATGAGCAATGTGTTGCGACGTCAGCAACATCATCTTGACAGCCAGTAGCGCTCAGCGTATGATTGCCTTCAATGGAAGATGAATCTGGGGTGGCAATTGGTGCCTCTACTTCTGGACTCCTCTTGCTGTTACCGGAAAGTACTTCTTTAGCATGTTCACAAGAGTCACTGCTCTCAACTATATCATCACACATTTGAAGACTAATATGCTGACTTGATTGTGATGGCAAGACACGTGTTGCCAAAGATGTATCATCATTGCCGGACACATTTATGTCTACAACAGCTTGCTCGGTGGATGTATGCTTCATCACATTCAAATCTTTATCCCCAAAAGATCTCTCTGGATTTTGAGCATCTGATAGTATCTTTTCTATGGCATCACTCTCAACAGCTCCAATAATACTACAAGAAACTTCTTCAGCTTCGATTTGGGAATGGACCAGTGTTTCTATGGCAATACTTGAAGTTTTCGAATGTGGACCACAGCCCTGGGTGCCAGTATGACTTTCACCTCTTGCATCCTGTGTCTCACACTTTGTGCTGCTTAATTGGCGTAGAACGTGGCCATCTGTTTGTCCACATGATCCCATATCAAGagaggaagaagcagaagaaCTATCCCTTCCAAGGCTATGCTTCATGACATTGATATTATCTCTTCCATGAGAAGACTCAGCGAGAAATATATTTGCAGCAGAAAAGGCCTTCCCTTGCACGACAGGCCACTTTCTGCTGCTTGACTTGTTCATCAAAACTACTGCTATGCCTGTGCTTTCAGAATTGTCAACCTGGTCAATTTGACTGGGAGTTGGCTGTGATTGTTGAGATTCATAGTTGCTACTAGATTCTGGAGCATACAATTCAGCTGGTATAAGGACTTCCTGTTCAGAATGGTTTTCATCCCTCTTATCATTCGCCAACAGAAATAATCCACTGTCCACAGAGATATGAGTTACTTCTTCACTGCTTTGCTCATGTTGGCAAGGCTCAATGCCAGTTCTAATTTCAGTCAGTTCAGGTATTTCTATTTGGGGTTGCACCTTGGGGTCCATTGTGTCATTTCTATCACCCTGGTTTCCAACCCGTATAGTCCGAGGTTCTTCTGAACCAATCGATCCATATGTTCCAGAACATTCTTCACAAACATCCACATCTATATCTGTGACCACGAAGTGTCTATCACATTTCAAGCAAATACTCATTGTTTCATTAGAATCAATCTTGGAACATTCAGCACCATGTGAACCTCGACTAGCAACTGCCGTATTTAGTGAATCACTATCATTGCCTGAAGAATGGTTCAACTTGGTGTTAATTTTATTGCGCACACTTGAATCAGAAATCTCATTACCACTTTGAAGTTTTGCAGAACAAGTGTCATTGCCAATGTGTTCACTTATCTCATCTAAGATAAACACTTCCTCCTGGAATGAAGGATCTTGTGTCTTCTCCAATTCACCAGTAAGAACGCTCCGGTCATGGTCATTGTCCTCCAAATCAGGGACAATGCTGGCACCATGTT
This Musa acuminata AAA Group cultivar baxijiao chromosome BXJ1-2, Cavendish_Baxijiao_AAA, whole genome shotgun sequence DNA region includes the following protein-coding sequences:
- the LOC103976575 gene encoding uncharacterized protein LOC103976575 isoform X2 translates to MPPSPSSRRFPVREIRTEGFHTRGRSLESKFPLRAKDDDLVLFNEMQNRERDNFLLHSSDDFDDSISKLKYFPNFKLGITIPAQGESSDLLNADAEKHDYDWLLTPPETPLFPSLDDDEPQPTNVSRGRIRSQPISISRTSTSEKTSRTNRSSASPCRLSSSPTSSSSVTHSRTRPSSVPRSSPLPVPRSATPSRRPSTPPAKPSPLTQRSSTPTVRRMSTGSTGPAYSSTRGTSPVRTNRGNSSSPKLRGWQSNLPGFSTDAPPNLRTSLTDRSTSRVRGLSPASTNGTSSSKFRRQSISPSASRSASSSQNSERNPFSSISKPSVSTSCDDDTDSHASVGVSPIAATRKYGAFANSRAVMFSKKPSRSSSASSVPKRSFDSALRQMDHHKAPQDMFRPLLSSVPASTFYVGKTTNVHRPMFSRYSSLTTSSNTSSEHGASIVPDLEDNDHDRSVLTGELEKTQDPSFQEEVFILDEISEHIGNDTCSAKLQSGNEISDSSVRNKINTKLNHSSGNDSDSLNTAVASRGSHGAECSKIDSNETMSICLKCDRHFVVTDIDVDVCEECSGTYGSIGSEEPRTIRVGNQGDRNDTMDPKVQPQIEIPELTEIRTGIEPCQHEQSSEEVTHISVDSGLFLLANDKRDENHSEQEVLIPAELYAPESSSNYESQQSQPTPSQIDQVDNSESTGIAVVLMNKSSSRKWPVVQGKAFSAANIFLAESSHGRDNINVMKHSLGRDSSSASSSLDMGSCGQTDGHVLRQLSSTKCETQDARGESHTGTQGCGPHSKTSSIAIETLVHSQIEAEEVSCSIIGAVESDAIEKILSDAQNPERSFGDKDLNVMKHTSTEQAVVDINVSGNDDTSLATRVLPSQSSQHISLQMCDDIVESSDSCEHAKEVLSGNSKRSPEVEAPIATPDSSSIEGNHTLSATGCQDDVADVATHCSSVATLDEQNDMVGFQDLHDDCTSQMPNSVEDFQEDSISTSDKDVLISEVEPKIAEDPSSEPIITVEAPRKIGQRSFTLEEATDTILFCSSIVHDVAHKAATIAMEKESALYESSYRAVTFMGNSIANKKDLQKMATKNNHRSRKINRKKLAATNEMPSVEVRDNVKNSELASCNAEALHTGESVKPPKLESKCNCTVM
- the LOC103976575 gene encoding uncharacterized protein LOC103976575 isoform X1, coding for MPPSPSSRRFPVREIRTEGFHTRGRSLESKFPLRAKDDDLVLFNEMQNRERDNFLLHSSDDFDDSISKLKYFPNFKLGITIPAQGESSDLLNADAEKHDYDWLLTPPETPLFPSLDDDEPQPTNVSRGRIRSQPISISRTSTSEKTSRTNRSSASPCRLSSSPTSSSSVTHSRTRPSSVPRSSPLPVPRSATPSRRPSTPPAKPSPLTQRSSTPTVRRMSTGSTGPAYSSTRGTSPVRTNRGNSSSPKLRGWQSNLPGFSTDAPPNLRTSLTDRSTSRVRGLSPASTNGTSSSKFRRQSISPSASRSASSSQNSERNPFSSISKPSVSTSCDDDTDSHASVGVSPIAATRKYGAFANSRAVMFSKKPSRSSSASSVPKRSFDSALRQMDHHKAPQDMFRPLLSSVPASTFYVGKTTNVHRPMFSRYSSLTTSSNTSSEHGASIVPDLEDNDHDRSVLTGELEKTQDPSFQEEVFILDEISEHIGNDTCSAKLQSGNEISDSSVRNKINTKLNHSSGNDSDSLNTAVASRGSHGAECSKIDSNETMSICLKCDRHFVVTDIDVDVCEECSGTYGSIGSEEPRTIRVGNQGDRNDTMDPKVQPQIEIPELTEIRTGIEPCQHEQSSEEVTHISVDSGLFLLANDKRDENHSEQEVLIPAELYAPESSSNYESQQSQPTPSQIDQVDNSESTGIAVVLMNKSSSRKWPVVQGKAFSAANIFLAESSHGRDNINVMKHSLGRDSSSASSSLDMGSCGQTDGHVLRQLSSTKCETQDARGESHTGTQGCGPHSKTSSIAIETLVHSQIEAEEVSCSIIGAVESDAIEKILSDAQNPERSFGDKDLNVMKHTSTEQAVVDINVSGNDDTSLATRVLPSQSSQHISLQMCDDIVESSDSCEHAKEVLSGNSKRSPEVEAPIATPDSSSIEGNHTLSATGCQDDVADVATHCSSVATLDEQNDMVGFQDLHDDCTSQMPNSVEDFQEDSISTSDKDVLISEVEPKIAEDPSSEEPIITVEAPRKIGQRSFTLEEATDTILFCSSIVHDVAHKAATIAMEKESALYESSYRAVTFMGNSIANKKDLQKMATKNNHRSRKINRKKLAATNEMPSVEVRDNVKNSELASCNAEALHTGESVKPPKLESKCNCTVM